The sequence CGAAAAGACAGATGCAGTCAGCAATTTTATCGCCAATGCCATCGTATTGGAGCAGTGTGTTGCGGGCATGTTCAAGCGTAGCATGTGGTGCAGCAAGTGCATTGAGATTGAGCGAGCCATCGGCAACAGCATGTGCGACACGGCGGATATTTTCTGCGCGTCGGCTGTTGTTGTTAGTGCATTGGCGCAGTTGGCGAAGTGGTGCATCGGCAAGATCAGCCGGCGTAGGAAAGGTGTAATCCTTGATGACAAAAAACGACGGTGAAGCACTGTGAGGCTTACGCAGCGGTAGAGAAAATGCAAGCGGTGTTCCAAAGCGTTGTGCAAGCTGTGCCACTTGACGACGAATCAGAGCAATGCCCATACCTTGCGCACACATAAACGAAATCAGGGTTTCAAACGGTGCTTGTCGCAGAAGTCGCAATCCAAAGTATGGCATGGCACCAGCCACCAAATGCGGGTAGCGGCTCTGAAACGATGGACTGAAAACCTCTTGCAGATTATCAGACAGTCCCAGGTAGTAGTCTACGAAGAGTGTTAGCGGTTGTTGCGCAATCATGGGTGCAGAAGAGGCAATGAGGAGTTGTGATGACTGCATCTGCAGCGCAACGAAAGCATTTTGTACAACTGCTGTATAAATTTCGCCCGAATCACTGTGCAAAGTTTGCCAGCGAAAGGCTTGACCGCAAAAGAGAGTTTCGCGCAAATTCAGTGGTACGTTGAGCGAGAGCTTTTCCACAAAAGGGCTTGCTAGTTCAATACAATCGCCTCTGGAAGAGATCAGCACAGCTAAAATCAGGATTCTTGGAGTGCGTGCGTAGTAAGAAATTTTTCCATCAGCTCCACGCAGCGTGCGTTTTCTTTGGGCAATCCAATTGAGATACGCAGACAATGTGGCAACCCAAACGCTTTGAGTGGGCGGACAATAACGCCATTGCGAAGCAAAAATTCTGTAAGGTCATTGACGCGCGCCTCACTTTCCAAATCCAGCATAATAAAATTCGCCCAAGAGGGAATCCAAGTATAGCCGAGCTCTGAAAAAGCTTTGGTAAAAAACTGATAGCCTTCTCGGTTAAGTGCAAGTGAGCGTTGTAAGAACTCTTCATCGTCAAGGGCGGCAAGTGCGGCGGCTTGCGCAACAGAATTCGGTTCAAACGGGAGCTTGACTTTCAGAAGGTTGGTGATGAATTTTTCATGCGCAAAGCCATATCCAACACGCAAGCCTGCAAGTGCGTAGGCTTTTGAAAAGGTGCGCAGTGTAATAACGTTGTCATAGCGATACGACATAGAATCAGGGTAGAGTGGGTCGGAAGCGGCATACTCAAAGTAGGCTTCATCGAGGATGATAATGACGCGCTCAGGAATATGCTGAATGAAACGATCGAATTCTTCACGGGTGAAAATTGTGCCAGTCGGGTTATTGGGGTTGCAGAGATAGATGACTTTTGTGTTTTGTGTGACGGCATTTGCGATAGCATCTAAATCAAAGCGGTAGTCTTTTTTCAAGGGAACTTGAATGAAAGGGGCGCCTTTGGATTGCGCTAGCACTTTGAAGCCGATAAATGTGCCTTCGGATGTAAGCAGTTCGTCTTCGTCGCTGACAAATGCGCGAATGATGTTTGACATAATGCCTTCTGAGCCGGCGCCAGCGATGACATTATCTACTTTGAGATTGAAGCGTGCCGCTAATTTTTCACGCAAGGCAAGTGACAACGGATCGCCATAACGATTCACGCTGGTAATTGCTTCACGCATCGCTGAAAGTGCACGGAGTGAAATGCCCAGGGGATTTTCATTTGAGGCAAGTTTATAGACTTCGCTGATGCCGTAGAGCGTCTGGATTTCTGAAATGCTGCGTCCCGCTTTATAGGGCTCTAATTTTTCGATATGCGGTGGCACTAATTGCGACATACTTGTGCTGAAAAAGCGTTAGCGAAATTGGCAAAGTAATTTAGCAAAAGTGTAAAACTAAAAGTATGGAGCGTGCTACGACCGCCAGCGCTCAGCTGAAGTTGTAGCTAAAAGTGCCGCTCGATGCGCAGGGTAGAGACTGGCAAGAAATACAATCAGAAGTGCAGCCAAAATCACGGCAAGAAAATCGCTAGCAAGCATGGAAACGGGATAAGCACTAATGATAAACGACTCGGCATAAGGCAATGGCACAAGACCAAGTTTTTCTTGTAGCAAGCACACGAGAAACCCAAGTGCAGTGCCAATTGCTACGCCAATGAGTCCGATGAGCAAGCCCTCGAAGAGAAAGATGCGTCGCAGACTTGCAGGTGTAAATCCGATGCAATAGAGAAAATAGATATCGCGTCGTTTCTCGATGGCGGTCATGGTAAGTGAGCCAATCAAGCTCAAAGCTGCAACGATAACAATGAGTAACAGAATGATAAAGCTGCCCCATTTTTCTAGCTTCATAACGCGAAAAAGATCGAGAAATTTATCCGACAGACTCTCAACACTATACTGTTCTGAAAGCCCCTTTTGCTCAAGCCACTTAATCAACTGTGCTTTAAGCACGTCGTCAGAGATGCCTGATTTTGCGCGTACTTCAATGCCTGTAACGACGTCAGCCGGATAGCCAAAGACTTCTTGTGCAGTGCGAAGTGCAGCAAGGGCATAGATCTCGTCATAGACACGATGTGCTGAAAAGAAATTAGCAACGC comes from [Chlorobium] sp. 445 and encodes:
- a CDS encoding Fe-S cluster assembly protein HesB: MSAYLNWIAQRKRTLRGADGKISYYARTPRILILAVLISSRGDCIELASPFVEKLSLNVPLNLRETLFCGQAFRWQTLHSDSGEIYTAVVQNAFVALQMQSSQLLIASSAPMIAQQPLTLFVDYYLGLSDNLQEVFSPSFQSRYPHLVAGAMPYFGLRLLRQAPFETLISFMCAQGMGIALIRRQVAQLAQRFGTPLAFSLPLRKPHSASPSFFVIKDYTFPTPADLADAPLRQLRQCTNNNSRRAENIRRVAHAVADGSLNLNALAAPHATLEHARNTLLQYDGIGDKIADCICLFGLGHHDAFPIDTHVRQYLAQWFGLKTPTTSLSSRAYRTLADAAREILGTQYVGLAGQWLFHHWRRDIKKMRDY
- a CDS encoding histidinol-phosphate transaminase, encoding MSQLVPPHIEKLEPYKAGRSISEIQTLYGISEVYKLASNENPLGISLRALSAMREAITSVNRYGDPLSLALREKLAARFNLKVDNVIAGAGSEGIMSNIIRAFVSDEDELLTSEGTFIGFKVLAQSKGAPFIQVPLKKDYRFDLDAIANAVTQNTKVIYLCNPNNPTGTIFTREEFDRFIQHIPERVIIILDEAYFEYAASDPLYPDSMSYRYDNVITLRTFSKAYALAGLRVGYGFAHEKFITNLLKVKLPFEPNSVAQAAALAALDDEEFLQRSLALNREGYQFFTKAFSELGYTWIPSWANFIMLDLESEARVNDLTEFLLRNGVIVRPLKAFGLPHCLRISIGLPKENARCVELMEKFLTTHALQES
- a CDS encoding ABC transporter permease, with the translated sequence MKTPLLHQAPQLKANMHVASRFIFAAKKVRIINVITGISILGVIIGTATIIIVLSVMNGFRDLAYNLFLVIDSEAKVIAKQGATLRFSDSLCAELSTLNGVASARPFVEGKALMITDKQSGVIMLKGILPEAYQEIAYYLDEHRRPLEEGTLTLGLPLAYRFSAMYNTKARLLSAKHIDAGLAALQNPLFYSTLELPTLRVANFFSAHRVYDEIYALAALRTAQEVFGYPADVVTGIEVRAKSGISDDVLKAQLIKWLEQKGLSEQYSVESLSDKFLDLFRVMKLEKWGSFIILLLIVIVAALSLIGSLTMTAIEKRRDIYFLYCIGFTPASLRRIFLFEGLLIGLIGVAIGTALGFLVCLLQEKLGLVPLPYAESFIISAYPVSMLASDFLAVILAALLIVFLASLYPAHRAALLATTSAERWRS